ATCAATAGCCGATTCGTATTCCTCCAGCGAAAGAGCGGGCACCCCATCGCGGTCATAGCGCACTTGCTGGCTGAGCCTGGTCTGTGGACCGAGTTGCAAATGATACGCCCGCTTGAGCCTTTCGCGTCCTTTCTCCACCTGCGCCCAAAAATCTGGCTCAGACAAACAATGGTGCATCAACCGAAACATCTCGGGAACAAGCTCAGGAGTATAAACATCGCGAGGATCAGCCCAAAAATGCAGTATTGGCGGTGATGTCCATTCCGGAATACTCACGCCAATCGAATAACACCAGCCTTTCTGGTCTCGAAGCCGAATAAACAAGAGCCGGTTTAGCGCATTGACCAGAACCGCTTGTGCAAACCAATCCTCGTGCGTGCGGGGCAAGCCATTGGTTATCCAATTGCAAAGATCAGTTAGATGACTACTTTGAGAAATTAAAACATGCATGCCCGTAATTTCTTTGCGTTTTGGTCGAGGATGTGGCGAAAAACCATCCCGAGGTCGGTTATCCGTCATCACGCGCAAACTCCGTTCAATTTCCGACTTACTCAGATCGGAAGTCACTCTAAAAAAGAGGACTTGTGCGCGCAAGGTTTGATCCCAAAATTGTTGCAAGTCTTGCACAGTCAAATTTTCAAGTGCTGTGCGCGTGCCTACTCGCCGGTCTTCATCGTATTTGTACAGGTGATGGCGCAAAGTCTCTGTCACATCACGGTCATCGATATAATCCTCAAATTTGTCTATGATCCGTGCCCGTTCTCTGTTCAGCAGTTCTTCAGAGAATCTGAGATCTTCCATCATCGCTTTCAGATGTCTCAAAGCCGCATCCAAATTTTCACTAAACACAGTCAGGTTAACGGTGGTATATAAGTTAGAAATATTGAACCATAACTCTGCCCCAAGCCGATCCATCTCTTTTTTGTCTTCCCTGTATAACGCCAGATTAATTAGACGAAGAAAAGCAAAAGACAAACCGCGCGTATCCATTGTCTCCTGCAGATTCCCCCCTGTATAATACCTCATTGAAAGCCGCGTTTGCGGCACGCGCGCATCCTGCACGTAATATATTTTGTGATTGGGAATTTCCGCATCTGCTGCTGAAACACTACAAAGGACTGCCAATAATCCAACCGCAAGTACTCGCCGTCGCCAGTACCAGTATCCCCCCACACCTGCGAGCACCCATACAATACCCACATAGAGCCACACGTTCCATGATGATGCTGACTCCTCAAAAGAGACCAGGACAAAGGTATGGGGCGGCTGGTCCAAAAGATATTGCTTTGCCACCCGCTTGACATCGGCCACCGTAACGCCATCGAGATTCTGCATCCACTTGAGATCAAAAGCAGGGTCATTGAAACAAATAAATCCAAAAGAGATCGCATTTGCCAGACGCGTATGACTGGTTATCATGCGATATAAAACTTTCCGCGCTTCATTTCTCGCTACCAAAAGATTTTCTGCTGAAAAAGAATCAACAGCCGTTTGAATAATTTGTTGCATAGCTGAAACTACGGGTTCATAACGCGTATCCGAGGGTAAATCGGCTTAAAAATAATATATACTTTTATCGCGCATATTGAGAAAATAGGAATTCACTCCAAGCACTTTTCCCGAACCAATTAGTCTTTGCCGCGCAAGAGAATATTCACCCTCAAAAAGAGATAGGTCAAACAAATAAAAAGGATAGGTGTCTGGATGCGTATCTGTTGGAATATGCCAGACACCCCAAACAGAAGAATGCAGATCAGTTGTAGATTGCAGGGAATCCTGGGGGACAGATGCGACATCCAGCGTGTCAACATCGTCTGGAATAAACCCCTCGTCCTTTGGAATCTCCCCAAAATGTTGGACTACAACGGGCAAAATATCAGCCCCTTTTACATCGCCTACAATTACAAGACACGCATTATTCGGTACGTAATAACGCTTGTGAAATGCGGTCGCTTCCTCCAGAGTAAAAGTTTTAATCGTATCTCGATGGCCCAGAATATCGTACTGATAGGGATGCCCCGCAAACATGCGGGCATATAGCTTTTTATATAAAAGCCGACGCGCAAGACTTGCACTTCTCGCCCATTCAGCCAGAACGACCTCTTTTTCGAGATCGAATGCTTCCTGCGAAACATCAAACCGTGTCATACCCCGTGCAAAATAGGCAATCAGTGTATCCAGCTGCGCTTTGGGAACAGTCGCGTAGTATTTTGTACCATCTTTAGACGTACTGGCATTGGCGTGTGGCGCACCCAAAAGATAGAGCGATTCTAAGAATGAGCGATCCAGCGCGAGGTGCTCGACCAGATGCGCCATGCCCTGCCTGCCGGGTGCTTCGTGAGAAGACCCCACGCGATAGGCAATTTGGCACGTCACGACGGGTCGGGTATCGTCTTCCACAATCGCAACCTGAAGACCATTGGCGAGGCGATAGTGCTGGAGAGAAAGGGAGCCAGCAAGCGAAACATCGGCGACCTTTTGATAGGGCGGCGAACTTGCCAGCGCGTGCATCGGCAAAAGGCAGAGCAAAAGAGGAAAATATACGGAACGCATTACAAAACCCTCGGTAGTCAGCTAAAAACCTCCTGGATCGCGGCTTTAAGCATGCCGCGATGACAATCGCTTATTAATACCAAAATTTTCCAACGTGTGCAACGCCCAAAAAGCCTCTGGCAGTAAAAAAAGACATGCGCATCACGGGGATTGCGGCTTTTTGCTTTCTGCATGTCATTGCTTTCAATACTACCGCTTGACAGAGAGTGAAATAGTTCTATATTTTTTGAAAAGAATTTCACACACGTCATACTTTCTGCG
This sequence is a window from Gemmatimonadota bacterium. Protein-coding genes within it:
- a CDS encoding insulinase family protein; translated protein: MRSVYFPLLLCLLPMHALASSPPYQKVADVSLAGSLSLQHYRLANGLQVAIVEDDTRPVVTCQIAYRVGSSHEAPGRQGMAHLVEHLALDRSFLESLYLLGAPHANASTSKDGTKYYATVPKAQLDTLIAYFARGMTRFDVSQEAFDLEKEVVLAEWARSASLARRLLYKKLYARMFAGHPYQYDILGHRDTIKTFTLEEATAFHKRYYVPNNACLVIVGDVKGADILPVVVQHFGEIPKDEGFIPDDVDTLDVASVPQDSLQSTTDLHSSVWGVWHIPTDTHPDTYPFYLFDLSLFEGEYSLARQRLIGSGKVLGVNSYFLNMRDKSIYYF